In one Notolabrus celidotus isolate fNotCel1 chromosome 1, fNotCel1.pri, whole genome shotgun sequence genomic region, the following are encoded:
- the LOC117818411 gene encoding transcriptional repressor scratch 1-like translates to MPRSFLVKQPKVHDFSSSSYYHHQQHQQQWDDSYSVTHAITESATNLAVRLSENGYIHDYIIPSVLSSTKESHHGQTRLSSPGPLYSPGGSAGEEFSDHDMEHPDSPVSSSTAESDTSGPELESCGINAFLVSDGRSRRRPNKRCSWKGDSQSDISEDLESADCSPTKGKSKGRHACGECGKSYATSSNLSRHKQTHRSLDSQQARKCTICHKVYVSMPALAMHMLTHDLKHECTVCGKAFSRPWLLQGHMRSHTGEKPFACAHCGKAFADRSNLRAHMQTHSAFKHYACKRCNKSFALKSYLNKHYESACFKGPEEEGDCSSED, encoded by the exons ATGCCACGCTCCTTTTTGGTGAAGCAGCCGAAGGTGCACGACTTCTCATCTTCCAGTTACTACCACcatcagcagcatcagcagcagtggGATGACTCTTACTCTGTGACACATGCCATCACTGAGTCTGCCACCAACTTGGCGGTGCGTTTGAGTGAAAACG GTTACATCCACGATTACATCATCCCCTCGGTGCTGTCGAGCACAAAGGAGTCACATCATGGGCAAACCAGACTCTCCTCCCCAGGGCCCCTGTACTCCCCAGGTGGCAGTGCTGGCGAAGAGTTCTCCGACCATGACATGGAGCATCCAGACAGCCCCGTCTCCAGCAGCACAGCTGAGTCAGACACCAGCGGCCCTGAGCTGGAGTCGTGCGGCATCAACGCTTTCCTAGTATCGGACGGCCGCTCTCGCCGACGACCCAACAAGAGGTGTTCCTGGAAAGGAGACAGCCAGTCAGACATCAGCGAAGATTTGGAGTCAGCAGACTGCAGCCCAACCAAAGGAAAATCCAAAGGGCGCCACGCCTGCGGCGAGTGTGGCAAGTCCTACGCTACATCGTCCAATCTCAGCAGACACAAGCAGACGCACCGCAGCCTGGACAGCCAGCAGGCCCGGAAGTGTACCATCTGCCACAAAGTGTATGTGTCCATGCCGGCACTGGCCATGCACATGCTAACCCACGACCTGAAGCACGAGTGCACGGTGTGTGGGAAGGCCTTCAGTCGACCCTGGCTCCTGCAGGGCCACATGAGGTCCCACACTGGGGAGAAACCATTCGCCTGTGCCCACTGTGGCAAAGCATTCGCCGACCGCTCAAACCTGCGGGCCCACATGCAGACGCACTCGGCCTTCAAGCACTACGCCTGCAAACGCTGCAACAAAAGCTTCGCCCTGAAGTCGTACCTAAACAAGCACTACGAGTCAGCCTGCTTCAAAGGGCCCGAAGAAGAGGGCGACTGCAGCTCTGAGGACTGA
- the LOC117816749 gene encoding transcription factor 15-like — translation MMAFTMLRPVSTHPFSYPADLTLISDDEEGNRSESDGSTDQGYGCCGIPEEGYHLESGGVVRQRNAANARERYRTQNVNTAFTALRTLIPTEPVDRKLSKIETLRLASSYIAHLANVLVVGDGREEGQPCLSAVYKEVKGGREGKKPRTICTFCLSNQRKGGRHSSHDRRDCAKMHGSSARQISRR, via the exons ATGATGGCTTTCACTATGCTGAGGCCGGTGTCCACGCATCCCTTCTCCTACCCCGCGGACCTGACCTTGATTTCAGATGACGAGGAGGGAAATCGCAGCGAGAGCGACGGCAGCACCGACCAGGGCTACGGCTGCTGCGGGATTCCAGAGGAGGGGTACCACCTGGAGTCCGGCGGGGTGGTGCGGCAGCGGAACGCCGCTAACGCCCGGGAGCGATACCGGACCCAGAACGTCAACACGGCCTTCACGGCGCTGCGGACACTCATCCCCACGGAGCCGGTGGACAGAAAACTCTCTAAAATCGAGACGCTGCGCCTGGCGTCCAGCTACATCGCGCACTTGGCCAACGTGCTGGTGGTAGGGGATGGGAGGGAGGAGGGCCAGCCGTGCCTCTCTGCTGTCTACAAGGAGGTGAAAGGAGGTAGAGAAGGAAAAAAGCCCCGGACTATCTGCACTTTCTGCCTCAGCAACCAACGGAAAGGG GGGCGACACAGTTCACATGACAGAAGAGACTGTGCCAAAATGCACGGGAGCAGTGCGAGGCAAATAAGTCGGCGATGA